The DNA region GAGCACATCCTCCCGTCCAACTACTTCTGTTTATTTGTATGAATGAACTTCAGTCAGTATGAATTCAAAGTAGCCCCGTGAAAGACTCCTCTCAGTTTTCTGGCGACTCATCAGACGTGCACAATGCAACCGTGTTACCATGTTGCCTACTCGACCTGTTGcctttgtgttgtattgtgacaacattgttatgtttgtttgatccaagttgtttttttgttatttttttatttcaagtaaaGTTTGTCTGAAAAATCACATTCAGTGCGTTCGTGTTTTTGATTTGGAGGCCTCCACTTACTGAGACGAGTGATCAATCGATGTAATTCTTATTTCCCCATGTATCTACCTGATGTTGTCGATACATATCTACaccaaacaatataaaaatagaataaaataaaacaaagatgaaatatCGTAATTCATATTCACTCATCACACACATCCATAAAGACTGCGGTAGACAATTTTAACATTGTTTAAAGGGAATTTGCAAAAATGAACGTGCAAAGAGACGGAATTTGTCTTTTCAATTctcatatttatattaacttTTCTGGTTTACCCATACATGTAACATCACAGTTTGAACTGTTGTTGATGAATCTtatacaagtaaaagtacaaaagtaTGAAAGTTCCCTATACTTGTCCTTAACCTCTTATATAAGCACGTACAACCCTGTTATATTAACCTGTCCAGACCAGGGTGTCCCCCACCTCTTAACCAGTGTCAGCTAAGATCTGCACATAGATTGTATGAGACCCTTAACCCTGGGATAAAAAAGATTCTCTGGCCCACTCAGTAAAAGTGAAGCTATTGTAACTTTATTCACTTTAACTGCAAGAACTTTGTTATAATAATCCTTCATGGGTAAAAATTGAATAATACAAAACTGACAAAGACGTGGGCCGTTGAAGTAAATAGATCCCCTATGTGCCAATAGCACACATTATGAACATGTGTAgtgagagcggggtaatgtgagacattttttacatttgctcccctcaaGGCGAGctaaactgatatatcagtaaaatttacacatttcccattaactcaggatgtttcctagcaatgggacaaaggacaaagggcagtgaaaatatgattgtttttaaaaaaagtggtcttgtgccTCACTTTACCCCGGCTACGGAGTAAAgcgagacagaccagagaaatcaagggggtaaagtgatccacttactttttccactttaaaactaccataacaacacatgttgtcatagttaaaatcctgagagctagattgacaaccacacattccaaaactaatatcggactagtaacagaatcttggggattggtcaattaggcacatttatgattattatgattcatgtgatctcttgcaaactctagcttacctgcacattgtttctctgtccaattgacagggacagggatattgtttttctcagttttttctcctcctccatctcatctgtgtataTTCTTtctgcctcagctactgcaccccacgctactgattttactttttgaatcttttgaggcttgtcttgtcaatatttctatcccttccagcttttcttaaggacttctttccttgcatgacctcagcggctacACTCCCAATCCCTGAAGATATAAGACGTTCATAAGAAGAAGTGTCTCAAACCATATTGAGACCAGGATAAAAGTAGAAGCGTTTTGTAAGTGTGCATCTGTCCTTGGTCGCCATCTGCCTTTTGTTTGAAGGGCGGAACTCTTCAAAGCGTTGCATGACCTGTGGAAACAGACAGGGTATAAGATTTTATAATAACAAGACCATCTTTACTGCTTTATTACTGATGTCATTTGCCATTTAAACACATTATGCAAGATTATTTTACACTCAGAACGGATTAAGAAAAGTTTACACCTACTTTCCTGAAGAGTTCCTCGATGTCATCCTCATATGCGGCCTTGTTGAATACGTCGACAGTAAACTGGATTAAGAAAGACCCGAGAACCTGATGTCTATATGCTTTGGTGCCTGCAGTGCAAAACACATAAAAAGAGAAGATACATTTATCGTTTTTCATCTTCACTCTGTCGTGAGAATTAGAATGACATTATTTTAGATTCAAACGGACCAGGCgtgcaggagagaagagagatgaagtctttttctctgtgttcgATTCTTTGCCAACTATCGTCCTCGATGTCTTCAGGAGAAAACCCGTGCAGTCTGGTTTCATCAGGCACAGCCGCACAGTCGCTCAACAGCACAGAGCCTTCCTCACCTGAAACATTTGGCCCACTTTTAATACAGACTGATACAGAAAACAAGACCTTCATGCATTTGCATTAAATTAAGTTTAGTTACTTTCATCACCTCATCCCTTCATGCATCCCTTCATCCCAGATCCTTACCTTCTCCCTTCATCCTCTTTCCCTCATCCCTACCCTGATTCCTTCATCCCCTCATCCCTACATGCATCCCTTGAATCCCCTCATCCTTACCTCCTCACTCCATCCCTACCCTCATGCTCCTTTGCTCATCCCTACATTCAACTGTTCATACCTCTTGCATGTCTCATTCTAGGTACTGGCTGGGTGTCCTGTAATACGGTAATATGGTTGGGGCCTAGCCCTTACTAGAGAAAGATTGGTGTATCTGTAAAGACTGGATGAGAATTACCTCCTCTGCAGGCCTGGATGATGAGGATTTTAGTTTTGTGCAGCAGAGCCGGACATTTCTCTGGACCCAAGTGTTTATAGATTTTGTCGATGGGGAACTCATCCGGTTTTGAGGTTTTTGAGGTTTCCGTTGGTTTAGCTTTCGGTTTCCAGTCAACACCTAGGATATTTCCCAGTTCCCCGTGAGACATGATAACCACCATCACGCTGTCTGTCTCTTGGAGTTTTGGATGTGTAGAGAATTTGATTACAGCATCATCGATGGCCTGTGAGAAGAAATTAGAAAGAGCTAGGTTTAATTTACTCATCGTAATCCAGGAAAAAATATATGTGTTCCCCTTTTCACTGTGACGCACCTTTGCAGTGAGGTTTGTGTATTTCACCACCTCGTATCCCAGATCTGTGAGAAGTTTCTCTGCGTTCTCCTCGTCTTTCACAGCTCCATGTCTGTCTAATTCCTCAAGTGTGAACTTTATATTGGTAATAAGAAGTGCCACACGATTCCTATAGTTATCTTTGGTCACAGGGTAAATCTGAAAAGAAGAGTTTGAAGGATATTGTATTCTTATatgtaaattaaacaaaaatataccATGTCTACAATGAAAACTTTCACAAGAtgcattttagaaaaaaaaattgaggtaAACTGAGAtgcaaactaactcaaatttaTATGACTTTAATGGGAGACTGACATCTTTCTTGTTCTGTTTATTCCTCCAGAAATTCTCTGTAGTGGAAATGAGTGTGGTCGACCGGCCCTCCTCCTTAATGCTCCGAGGCTCTGCAGCTGCAAACCACAGAAATACAAGATTACGTAATAAAATTAAGTATTTGAGtctgaaaatataatattgGTTTGGAAAAAGTTAAGTAAAGTTCTCACCAGGTGGACCAGGAGGTAGCGGGCCTAGGCCCAGCTCAGAGTAAAGAAAGGGATCACAGTTTTGAAGGTGAGCGATCAT from Platichthys flesus chromosome 4, fPlaFle2.1, whole genome shotgun sequence includes:
- the LOC133952323 gene encoding caspase a-like translates to MADKLDNVRTKFVEQVSIETLDRLLDNILKDRIVNDCQKDAILERNRGSRENKARCLIDTVKKKGDKASTMMIAHLQNCDPFLYSELGLGPLPPGPPAAEPRSIKEEGRSTTLISTTENFWRNKQNKKDIYPVTKDNYRNRVALLITNIKFTLEELDRHGAVKDEENAEKLLTDLGYEVVKYTNLTAKAIDDAVIKFSTHPKLQETDSVMVVIMSHGELGNILGVDWKPKAKPTETSKTSKPDEFPIDKIYKHLGPEKCPALLHKTKILIIQACRGGEEGSVLLSDCAAVPDETRLHGFSPEDIEDDSWQRIEHREKDFISLLSCTPGTKAYRHQVLGSFLIQFTVDVFNKAAYEDDIEELFRKVMQRFEEFRPSNKRQMATKDRCTLTKRFYFYPGLNMV